The Cylindrospermum stagnale PCC 7417 genome segment GTTCAAGCAGCAGGTAAGTCGATCAATGAACTATTTGCTGATAAAGGGGAAGCGGCGTTTCGCCAGTTAGAGAGTGATGTACTGGCACAAGTCTGTGCTTTTACTAAGTTGACTATAGCGACTGGTGGGGGCATTGTCCTGAAGAGAGAAAACTGGGGTTACTTGCACCACGGCTTGATAGTCTGGCTAGATGCGCCAGTGGAACTAATTTTAGCTCGGTTAGCAGAAGATACCACAAGACCACTGTTGCAAGATACTGATCCTCAAGATAAATTGCGATCGCTTCTTGAACAACGAAAACCACTTTACTCACAAGCGGATCTCAGAATCACTGTGCAAGCGGAAGAAACACCAGAACAAACTGCCGCTAGAATCATGGAAGCAATTCCCACCGTTCTCAAACCAGAAGTTTCTCAAGTTCACAACTGACACTAATCGCCTCTACAGGGGAGCAAAGTCGTAGCCAGTAGGAGAATTGCTGTTTGGTTGCACCTTCACTAATATAGCTTTGCCTTTGATATCACCCGATGGCTGAAATGCAATTTTGCCTGTAGCACCATTCACAGAGAAACTGGGACTATGCAGCACCTTTTGTAATTCTTCACGGCTGTTACCTTGCTGTAAACCTTTAGCAATCGCCATAGTCGCATCATAAGCCGTCGCTGTTCGCCAATTAACGGTGCCACCCCAAAGTTTGACAGCATTTTGCGGAAAAGGATTACTCTTAATTGCTGTAGGATGCCAAGGTACAGTCATTACCATACCGTTGATATCACCTTTTCCCGCCTGTAGAGTTTGGTATCTGTAAAGTGTCGGACTAGCTAACAGTGCTAATTTTCCTTTATTTGCTGCTGCTAGTTCTAAAGATTTGTTAATTCCATCTACATGAGGTAGTAATATCAAGCTATCTGCACCACTGCTGATTAATTGAGACATCGCTGCACTCGGATCAAAATTGGCAGCAGCAAGATCGCAATCTGTGGGATTCACCTTGCTACCCCCAGCCTGTATCACTTTGACAAACTCTTTTTTGAAAGAGATGGTGTCAACTGCTGTGGAATCAAAGCAAATGGCAATATTAGTTTTGCGCGCCGTTTTAATAGTGTAATTAGAGAGGCTGTTAGCAAACGAGTCATTACCGAGAACAGTACGGAATATATAGCTACCAATTCCAGAAAGGTTTTCCGCAGTACTACTGGGAGAGATCATCACTAACCTTCCCTGTTGATATATTGGCGCAGCGGCAATGGTGAGATTACTAGCATTATGCCCGACTACAGCCTGAATGCTAGAGTCTTTGACAAACTGCGTAGCTAACTGCTGGGCAAGGTTTGGATCATTGTCATCGTTAGCGATCGCCACTTGCAAAAGTTTACCATTGATCGCACCACTGCGATTTACCTCATCTTGCGCCTGAGCCACACCCCGCAGAAGTTCTTTCGCTACATCTAAATTGCCACCAATCGGCACGCTAACCGCAACTTTCAGGTATTTACTACTCTCACCCAAAGAATTATTTAAATAAATTAATGTCTCTGGATCGTTGCGATTTTTCTGCAAGGATGCTCTAAAATTGCTAGCAGCGGCGGCAAAATCACCCTTAGCGAAGGCTTTGACTCCGGCTTCTTTATCAGGGTTGGTGTCAGCGGTAACTAAAATTTTTTCACCTAAACTGATTCTCTCTGATGTAGAACCTGAATTTCGTTGAGGATTATTGTTTGAAGCTGAAGGAATTATCGTCTTTCCAGAAAGTTGATTCCACAACCAAAAGCCAGCACCTAACAGAACAGTGGTAAACAGTAGAGAAAAAACCAGTAACTTCGTTTCATTCTTAGAATTCATGGGGTGTTACACAATCAGTTAAAATTCTGGAATTGCTTATAGAAGCAATTGATTAGGGGGACTTCAAGAAAAAAGAAGACTAAAAATGAGTATAATGCTTAATTAGCATAGCTTTCACGTCAAAGTAACACCCAGATGAAACAGAAAAACGCCACAGCAGAAATGTTGAATGTTAAGAAATAACTGATAAAAATAGCCCAAAATCTAACTTATTTTGGGCAAAGGATTAAAATATTATTTGTTAATAATGATTGTAAATTCATTTCCCTATATTGTCAAACATATTCTCAGAGGTCTAACAAAAAATGATTATCCTGTTTTGAATAGCGATCTTTTCGTTGAGTGTTGGTTAGCTTATGCCCTGGATAATAGCTTAACAAGTATGCGCGATTAATTTAAACGATTAAATAATACTAGATTTGATGTAGATATTTCCACATTTTCCAAATATAACACTCATCGAAGTCAAGAACTATTCCAGAATCTTTATCATCAGTTGAATCAATTAATCCACAATAAAGCCCAGAAAAAGTTATATGAGAGTGATGAAAGAGCACTTAAGGTGTCAGACCAGACAAATTTCCATCTTGGGAAACTTGCTGATCTGAACAAACGACGTTTTGTCGCTATATAGATCCAGCAATAATCAATAGATTGATTGATTTTGCTGCAAATGTACCATTGATTGCACCATTACTGATAGGTAGATCGGTCTGTTTGACAATTGAATGGAGATCGGTAGCACTATAATGGTAATGTTGTGCAGATTCTCCTCCTATAAAATCACCAAGATCGATCTGGGCTGAAAGTGCGGTATCAGATTTATTAATAATCATCAGAGTGAGAGCACCATCGCTACTGCGTTGGGCGGCATAAATTGCAAGCTGCCCCTGATCGGCACTAGCAGCCGGAATACTGATATCACCAAATTTGCTCCCTTGACCATCATAATTCTGGTACATCCGAAAAGCAAACACTACTGGTAGATCGGCAGTTAGCGCTGGTTGTTTGTTCCAAACTTTTGCACCCCAAAGGGTTGCTAACCCCACATCCTCACGCCCAAAAATCCCTAGCACATCGGCTTGAGCCAAGGCTCCATTTATATCATCAATAGCACCGAAGTTATACTCCGAAATGCCTAACTTTAGACCAGGGTAGTGCCGGTTAACCCAAGCACGCATACGCGGGATCAATTGCACCGCAGTATTGCCATTTTCAGTATCCTTAATCCAGCTTTCATCGACATAACTTGTATCCCAGAGGGAGCGGGTACTGCGAAGCCGGAGTGCCTGGGTGGTATTGTTACCAGCTGGTGAAAGTGCGACCCCCGCCGCCTGTGGGTAATAATGGAGGTTTAAATAGTCGATAGTACGCTTACCGCTCTGCTGATCGTGGGCATAAAGTTGAGTTAGATACCAAGCCACAAATGCCTGACCATTGTGGGCTTTACGGTCGGCTTCGGCGGTTTTATCGGGATAGGAGCCATATGATGAATAGAAGTAGCGCGTCCACCCATCCTGTACTGGTCCTAAAATCTGGGCATTTGGATCGGCTTGGCGAATAGCAGCAGCGTAATCGATATTGCGCTGCAATAGTTCTTCGTAGCTTAAATAGCCAGGGTAGACATCGCGGTGTGTCTCAAACCAAATCCCTGGTTCATTATCGAGTCCATAAAAACGGACGCCACCAGCCGAGGCATTGCCAAACTTCTTTACCAGATGAGCCACCCAACGGCGGATAAAATCGGGACCAACTGCAATGCTAGTATCGGTGGGGTCATTACCAGTAATCCGTGAAGAATCGGAGCGACGAATCCCATTGCCACAATCAGGATCGTATGGGTCGGTTGATTGTTGCTCACCATATTTACTGACCTTAAAACCACAGTTATAGGGGTGACCGAGTGGGTTCGGGTCATTTTCTGTTTTAGCTTTAGCTTTAGCTACCCAGCCAATGATGGGAACGGTAATAAACGATTCAGTTCCGGCAGCCTTGTTACGCTGAATAAAGCGATCGGCAGCAGAATTATTGGGAAGCTGTGAGCGATCTGGGTTATCGCGGGGGATGTTTTCAAAATACCAGTCCTTGCCAGTATTGTAGAAATCATTCTCCCAATTGTAGCGAGTTGTGGCATTGCCACCCCAACGAACAACTGGTGATTTGATGGCTTGGCTTAGTTTGTTAAAATCCTCATCATTTATGCCAATAGCATTAATACCATAGATCAGTGGGCTAATAGGATGCCTAGCGGCCGCAGGATTGATACTAAGTTGAAGGGTTAGTTGAGTCATAATTAGTCTTCCCTAAAAAAACCTGTTGAATAAACCTAACCATATAGGACTCCTCCAAAGATTTTTGAAAACATACTTAGACTGAAAAGCCCGTTTGTTTTATCAGGTTTCATCTAAAATACTGCTCAAAATCAGATAGGACTCCTGTGGTTAGAAGCACTAGCTTGTTAAGCAGGATATTGCCTGGTTAATTCTCAGGTTTGATATCCTCTGTGCCTTTGATAGTTCTAACTTTAGAGAGCAATAGGGAAGAACTAGGGGAGAAAAATAGAGCTTATAAAAAATTCTGGCAATTTAAAACTCCATGCCTAAAAATTTAGTATCAGCCTTTTATATGCAGGGTACTTCACAGCTTGATTCTAGGTCGGCAAATATACCAGCACTAAATTTACTACTCAACTTTGGCATTTAGAGATTGTTACAGGTTCCAAAGTCTTCTACACTGACTTGATAGGTTTTAAGTCTCAACAGCTCCTCATGATGGATAATGATAGAGAGTACATCAGGCAAGCTGAAGCCACTCGTGTACGTGTCCTAAGCGAAGCACTACCTTACATTCAACAATTCGCCGGTCGCACCGTTGTTGTCAAGTATGGTGGCGCAGCGATGAAAGAAAGCACCCTCAAAGATAAAGTCATCCGCGACATCGTATTTTTATCTTGCGTCGGCTTGCGACCGATATTAGTGCATGGTGGTGGCCCAGAAATTAACAGTTGGTTAGATAAACTGGGAATCGAAGCCCAATTTAAGAATGGTCTGCGAGTTACTGATGCTGCCACAATGGATGTGGTAGAGATGGTTTTAGTTGGTCGAGTCAATAAAGAAATTGTCTCGCTGATTAACCAAGCGGGAGGCTTGGCCGTGGGACTTTGCGGCAAAGACGGTAATTTATTTACAGCACGTCCCCAAGGTCAAGAAGGCATCGGCTTTGTGGGGGATGTCAGCAATGTAAATATCAAAATTTTGGATACTTTGTCTAAAAATGGCTATATTCCTGTAGTGTCGAGCGTCGCTGCTGACGAGACGGGACAAGCTTACAACATCAATGCTGATACTGTCGCTGGTGAAATAGCCGCTGCATTAGGAGCAGAAAAGTTGATTTTGCTGACTGACACTCAGGGTATTTTAAAAGATTACAAAGACCCGTCTACCTTGATTCCGAAACTAGATATTCGGGAAGCCCGTGAGTTAATTGCCACTGGTGTCGTTAGTGGTGGGATGATTCCCAAAGTCAATTGTTGTGTGCGATCGCTTGCTCAAGGTGTCCGTGCAGCACACATCATTGATGGACGCCTTCCCCATGCCCTGCTTCTAGAAATCTTTACTGACGTGGGGATCGGCACAATGATTCTTGGTTCCCAATTTACCTCTTAAAACCTGCGGGTGGGTCACTGGCCCACCTAGAAACTAATATTTTTAATTAACTTAATCTTGCCAGCATCCGAAAAAATGCCAAAAATCTCTTTAGCATTGGCACAATTAAAGCAGAGTTAATTTATGTGGGAATCGTGAGTGCAGAAAGTTTAGAAATTGCCAAAACTCGCTACCAGCTTGGAAAAGCTGCCTTTGAAAATGGGCAATACCGAGAAGCTGTGGAAAATTTGGAAAAGGCGATCGCTTTATTAAATCGTAATTCTCGCCTAGGGGGTGAGGTAGGAATGTGGCTAGTAACGGCTTTTGAAGCAGCAGGGCGGACAGAAGATGCGATCGCTCTTTGTCAACAACTCCAACGCCATCCACACTTTGAAACCAGCAAACAAGCACGGAATTTGCTCTACATCTTACAAGCCCCAAAGCTGGTTAGACCAAGCGAGTGGATGACCGAAATCCCTGACTTGGGCGCACTCCCTAACAATGAAGCGAAAACTCGCGTTACTCTCAATCCGAAAAAATCTACCCCAAGGCAGAAGCCTGTTGAACCAGAATACATTGACCTTAGCCAAGTAAATACCACCGATAATCGCTTTATCTGGTTAGCCCTGATAGCTGTTGGCTTAACCGTCTCGTATTTGGTTTGGTTGAGTTTCTAAGGCTGGGGACTGTCTAAGAGGTGATTAACTTCTCTTACCCATTACCGATTACCGATTACCCATTAGCCAATTATGAATATGTCTATTTTCAGAAAACCTATATTATTGCTGGTACTATCAGCATCACTACTGCTTTCTGGTTGTGTGCAGTACGATTTGGGGGTTAACTTTGGTAACGCCAACAGCGGCGAACTAGTCCAGCATATTAAGTTAGCAGAAAAGCTCACCAGTTTTAGTGGCGATTATATTTATGATTGGTTAAATAGCATCGAGCGTCGCGCCCGCAAACTGAACGGAAAAACACAGCGGGTTTCCCCAGAAGAAATTATTGTGAAAATTCCCTTCAGTAATGGTCGGGAATTACAAGAGAAGTTTAACGATTTTTTTAACTCTCGCAATCCACAAATATCTGAATCATCTCAAAGCGAATCTGATTCAGAACTGCCGAAAATCGCCTCAAACTTGCTCTTGGAGCAGAATCATTTCTTGCTTTTAGTCCGAAATCGGTTAATTTATGATTTGGATTTGCGATCGCTCTCGATAATTGCCAGCAAAGGTAACGTTTTGGCTAATGCTGGTTCAATTCTCGATTTAGACTTTAGCCTCAACACCCCTTGGGGAGCAAGGAACATTAAACAAACTGAAGATGCTATCGAGCCAGAAAAGAATGGTTTACAACTAGTGTGGAAACTCAAGTCTGGTGAACTAAATCACATAGAAGTAGTTTTCTGGCTTCCTAGTCCCATTGGTATTGGGGCTTTGTTGATTATTCTGTTTGTCTGGGGAGGAATATATCTCAGATATAGTTTCATGCCCGATCCCAGAATTCAGTTTGCGCCCAAACAGTCATGAGTTCTAAGTGCTAAATGATGAAAGTTTGAAACTATTGAATAGACAAGTATGAGAGAAAATCAACCTTGTCTATTTCTTGATTTTGGATAGTTGACTGAACAATTAATTTTTGTTTCTATTTTGTTGTTCTTGCTTTCACTACCGCTTCAACTACTGTATGAGAAAGAAACCCCTAATAACAATTTTGTTCTAGAGGTTTGTCGGTGGAAGGATAAGATTGCCACGCCTGGAACCATAATATTGCCGCTACAGTGGCTGAAATGCTGATGTGTCCGTTAGACACTTTTAGTCATTTTTCAGCAATTAGAACCATAATATTGCCGTCAAGCAAAATTGTTACCATAAGCTTGCCAAAAATGTACTTTCTTAAGATTTCAAATCGGTAGTAAGAATTACAATGAACTGAAGCGCTCAGACCAGTGTCGAGAGCAATGAATTGGGTGACAGCACTCCTACCACTGCTATAACAACAAGACATATGTTGTGAGTTGCGTCTTCAATTCAAATTTCAGGGGGAGAAAAAATGCTCACACCTGACGAGTTTGATAGCTGGTGTAGTCGTCAAAACCTATCGCTACTAGGGCGCAAAACTCTCGCCGACATCCGTTCAAAAGAACCTGCACGGCGTGTAGGAGGAGGGAGAAAAAATGTGTCAGGTTTTTACCCCAGTAAAAAGATGGGGCAAACCATCCAATTTGAGTCCCACAAAGTCGAGCTTCCCTTCATTTACTCACTGGAGCATGATGAAGATATCTTAGAATTTTACGACCAACCCCCTGCATTCAAGATTAATTATCAAGGAGTCTCTGGGCGAAATATTGGATTCTTTTACACCCCAGACTTTTTTGTCATCAGAACAAACAGTGCTGGTTGGGTAGAGTGTAAAACTCTAAGTGAACTCAAATCGCTGATTTTTAAACACCCCCATCGTTACAGTAAGGGAGAAGATTTGAAGTGGTATTCGCCACCAGCATCTGAACACGCAGCGCAGTTTGGATTTGACTTTCACATCCAGTCAGATGACCAAATTAATTGGGTTCTATATCGCAACATTACCTTCCTAGAAGACTATTACCGAAATTGTGTTGATA includes the following:
- a CDS encoding DUF3153 domain-containing protein, translated to MNMSIFRKPILLLVLSASLLLSGCVQYDLGVNFGNANSGELVQHIKLAEKLTSFSGDYIYDWLNSIERRARKLNGKTQRVSPEEIIVKIPFSNGRELQEKFNDFFNSRNPQISESSQSESDSELPKIASNLLLEQNHFLLLVRNRLIYDLDLRSLSIIASKGNVLANAGSILDLDFSLNTPWGARNIKQTEDAIEPEKNGLQLVWKLKSGELNHIEVVFWLPSPIGIGALLIILFVWGGIYLRYSFMPDPRIQFAPKQS
- the argB gene encoding acetylglutamate kinase; this translates as MMDNDREYIRQAEATRVRVLSEALPYIQQFAGRTVVVKYGGAAMKESTLKDKVIRDIVFLSCVGLRPILVHGGGPEINSWLDKLGIEAQFKNGLRVTDAATMDVVEMVLVGRVNKEIVSLINQAGGLAVGLCGKDGNLFTARPQGQEGIGFVGDVSNVNIKILDTLSKNGYIPVVSSVAADETGQAYNINADTVAGEIAAALGAEKLILLTDTQGILKDYKDPSTLIPKLDIREARELIATGVVSGGMIPKVNCCVRSLAQGVRAAHIIDGRLPHALLLEIFTDVGIGTMILGSQFTS
- a CDS encoding tetratricopeptide repeat protein — protein: MSAESLEIAKTRYQLGKAAFENGQYREAVENLEKAIALLNRNSRLGGEVGMWLVTAFEAAGRTEDAIALCQQLQRHPHFETSKQARNLLYILQAPKLVRPSEWMTEIPDLGALPNNEAKTRVTLNPKKSTPRQKPVEPEYIDLSQVNTTDNRFIWLALIAVGLTVSYLVWLSF
- a CDS encoding glycoside hydrolase family 44 protein codes for the protein MTQLTLQLSINPAAARHPISPLIYGINAIGINDEDFNKLSQAIKSPVVRWGGNATTRYNWENDFYNTGKDWYFENIPRDNPDRSQLPNNSAADRFIQRNKAAGTESFITVPIIGWVAKAKAKTENDPNPLGHPYNCGFKVSKYGEQQSTDPYDPDCGNGIRRSDSSRITGNDPTDTSIAVGPDFIRRWVAHLVKKFGNASAGGVRFYGLDNEPGIWFETHRDVYPGYLSYEELLQRNIDYAAAIRQADPNAQILGPVQDGWTRYFYSSYGSYPDKTAEADRKAHNGQAFVAWYLTQLYAHDQQSGKRTIDYLNLHYYPQAAGVALSPAGNNTTQALRLRSTRSLWDTSYVDESWIKDTENGNTAVQLIPRMRAWVNRHYPGLKLGISEYNFGAIDDINGALAQADVLGIFGREDVGLATLWGAKVWNKQPALTADLPVVFAFRMYQNYDGQGSKFGDISIPAASADQGQLAIYAAQRSSDGALTLMIINKSDTALSAQIDLGDFIGGESAQHYHYSATDLHSIVKQTDLPISNGAINGTFAAKSINLLIIAGSI
- a CDS encoding shikimate kinase produces the protein MSSLLKGVNLYLIGMMGVGKTTVGRLLAQQLGYGFVDTDNVIVQAAGKSINELFADKGEAAFRQLESDVLAQVCAFTKLTIATGGGIVLKRENWGYLHHGLIVWLDAPVELILARLAEDTTRPLLQDTDPQDKLRSLLEQRKPLYSQADLRITVQAEETPEQTAARIMEAIPTVLKPEVSQVHN
- a CDS encoding ABC transporter substrate-binding protein, producing the protein MNSKNETKLLVFSLLFTTVLLGAGFWLWNQLSGKTIIPSASNNNPQRNSGSTSERISLGEKILVTADTNPDKEAGVKAFAKGDFAAAASNFRASLQKNRNDPETLIYLNNSLGESSKYLKVAVSVPIGGNLDVAKELLRGVAQAQDEVNRSGAINGKLLQVAIANDDNDPNLAQQLATQFVKDSSIQAVVGHNASNLTIAAAPIYQQGRLVMISPSSTAENLSGIGSYIFRTVLGNDSFANSLSNYTIKTARKTNIAICFDSTAVDTISFKKEFVKVIQAGGSKVNPTDCDLAAANFDPSAAMSQLISSGADSLILLPHVDGINKSLELAAANKGKLALLASPTLYRYQTLQAGKGDINGMVMTVPWHPTAIKSNPFPQNAVKLWGGTVNWRTATAYDATMAIAKGLQQGNSREELQKVLHSPSFSVNGATGKIAFQPSGDIKGKAILVKVQPNSNSPTGYDFAPL